A portion of the Magnolia sinica isolate HGM2019 chromosome 17, MsV1, whole genome shotgun sequence genome contains these proteins:
- the LOC131231872 gene encoding cullin-1-like yields the protein MAMNEGETIDLEQGWEFMQKGITKLKNILEGLPEPQFSSEDYMMLYTTIYNMCTQKPPHDYSQQLYDKYRESFEEYITLTVLPSLREKHDEFMLRELVKRWANHKVMVRWLSRFFDYLDRYFIARRSLPALSEVGLTCFRDLVYQEINSKVRDAVISLIDQEREGEQIDRALLKNVLDIFVEIGMGNMQCYETDFEAAMLKDTAAYYSCKASIWILEDSCPDYMLKADECLKREKDRVSHYLHSSSEQKLLEIVPHELLFVYASQLLKKEHSGCHALLRDDKVVVGLLRMIPQGCRITRGLDPVSQIFKQHVTAEGTTLVKQAEDAASNKKVFVRKVIELHDKYLAYVNDCFMNHCLFHKALKEAFEVFCNKGVAGSSSAELLATFCDNILKKGGSEKLSDEAIEETLEKVVKLLAYISDKDLFAEFYRKKLARRLLFDKSANDDHERSILTKLKQQCGGQFTSKMERMVTDLTLARENQASFEEYLNGNSHANPGIDLTVTVLTTGFWPSYKSFDLNLPAEMVKCVEVFREFYQTKTKHRKLTWIYSLGTCNINGKFEPKTIELIVSTYQASALLLFNTSDRLSYSEIMTQLNLTDDDTVRLLHSLSCAKYKILNKEPNTKTISPTDYFEFNSKFTDKMRRIKIPLPPVDEKKKVIEDVDKDRRYAIDASIVRIMKSRKVLGHQQLVMECVEQLGRMFKPDFKAIKKRIEDLITRDYLERDKDNPNMFRYLA from the exons ATGGCGATGAATGAAGGGGAAACGATCGACTTAGAGCAGGGATGGGAATTCATGCAAAAGGGTATTACAAAGCTGAAGAACATTCTAGAAGGACTCCCTGAGCCGCAGTTCAGCTCGGAGGACTACATGATGCTCTATAC AACTATATATAACATGTGTACTCAGAAACCCCCACACGACTACTCGCAGCAGTTGTATGATAAGTACCGGGAGTCTTTTGAGGAGTACATTACATTGACG GTGTTGCCGTCTTTAAGAGAGAAACATGACGAATTTATGCTAAGAGAGCTTGTGAAAAGGTGGGCAAATCATAAAGTGATGGTCAGGTGGCTTTCACGCTTCTTTGATTATCTTGATCGATATTTCATTGCTCGGAGGTCGCTGCCTGCCCTCAGTGAAGTTGGTCTCACCTGCTTCCGTGATCTG GTGTACCAGGAAATTAATAGTAAAGTTAGAGATGCTGTAATCTCTTTG ATTGATCAAGAGCGTGAAGGAGAGCAGATCGATCGGGCCTTACTAAAGAATGTCCTGGATATTTTTGTTGAAATTGGGATGGGCAATATGCAATGTTATGAAACTGACTTTGAAGCAGCCATGCTCAAAGACACTGCTGCATATTATTCCTGCAAGGCTTCCATCTGGATTCTAGAGGATTCCTGTCCAGACTACATGTTGAAG GCTGATGAGTGCTTGAAACGTGAGAAGGATAGGGTTTCTCATTATTTGCATTCCAGCAGCGAGCAGAAGTTATTGGAG ATAGTGCCACATGAGCTGTTGTTTGTTTACGCAAGCCAGCTGCTAAAAAAGGAACACTCTGGATGCCATGCCTTGCTTAGAGACGACAAG GTGGTGGTTGGTCTCTTAAGGATGATCCCTCAAGGATGTAGAATAACTAGAGGCTTAGATCCTGTTTCTCAAATATTTAAGCAG CATGTTACTGCTGAAGGAACTACCCTGGTTAAACAAGCAGAAGATGCAGCAAGTAACAAGAAA GTTTTTGTTCGAAAAGTTATCGAGCTGCACGATAAGTACTTGGCATATGTGAATGACTGCTTTATGAACCACTGTCTTTTCCATAAG GCACTCAAGGAGGCTTTTGAGGTCTTTTGCAACAAGGGTGTTGCAGGCAGCTCCAGTGCTGAGTTACTGGCTACATTTTGTGATAATATCCTTAAGAAGGGTGGGAGTGAAAAACTAAGTGATGAGGCGATTGAGGAGACTCTCGAGAAA GTTGTAAAATTGCTCGCGTATATCAGTGATAAAGACCTTTTTGCTGAGTTCTATAG GAAAAAGCTGGCTCGCAGGCTTCTATTCGACAAAAGTGCCAATGATGACCATGAGAGGAGTATTCTAACAAAGTTGAAGCAACAATGTGGTGGACAATTCACTTCAAAGATGGAGAGAATG GTCACGGATTTGACATTGGCTAGAGAAAACCAGGCCAGCTTTGAGGAGTATCTCAATGGTAACTCCCATGCAAATCCCGGGATAGATTTGACAGTCACTGTTCTAACAACGGGATTTTGGCCAAGTTATAAATCGTTTGATCTAAACCTTCCTGCAGAGATG GTTAAATGTGTTGAAGTTTTCAGGGAGTTCtatcaaacaaaaacaaaacatagAAAGCTTACATGGATATATTCGCTGGGTACTTGTAACATCAACGGAAAGTTTGAACCAAAAACTATTGAGCTCATTGTGTCAACATATCAG GCCTCTGCTCTCCTGCTATTCAACACTTCAGATAGATTAAGTTATTCAGAGATCATGACTCAGCTAAACTTGACTGATGATGACACAGTTAGATTGCTTCATTCTCTTTCATGCGCCAAATATAAAATCCTTAACAAAGAACCGAATACCAAAACAATCTCTCCAACTGACTATTTTGAGTTCAATTCCAAGTTCACCGACAAAATGAGGAGAATCAAG ATTCCTCTCCCTCCAGTTGATGAGAAGAAGAAGGTTATCGAAGATGTTGACAAGGACAGACGGTATGCCATTGATGCATCGATTGTACGAATCATGAAGAGTCGTAAGGTTCTGGGCCATCAACAGTTGGTAATGGAATGCGTTGAGCAGCTTGGCCGCATGTTCAAG CCCGACTTTAAGGCGATCAAGAAGAGGATTGAAGATCTGATCACGAGGGATTATCTGGAGAGGGACAAGGATAACCCCAACATGTTCA
- the LOC131230430 gene encoding uncharacterized protein LOC131230430, with translation MATSMQQQQQMMVTMMRAMTQNMGMLPPVQPGLAAPAANINNLFERFQRYRPPTFAGTHRPKEAEYWLNRVTKLLRPLHCTEAESVEILSYLFEKKADLWWESVLRSIPEGHVWTWEAFEARFNEKYFPQTYQHERKNKFLRLQQGGMTIAQYENRFIELSRYASEMIADEVIKMRRFSAGLRSDIRSKMCCASIRTYAELVEMSIRVEQDEERVTWNRS, from the coding sequence atGGCCACTAgtatgcagcaacaacaacagatgATGGTCACTATGATGAGAGCCATGACCCAGAACATGGGTATGCTGCCACCGGTGCAACCCGGCTTGGCTGCTCCCGCAGCCAATATAAACAACTTATTTGAGCGGTTCCAGCGGTACAGGCCGCCTACGTTTGCAGGCACCCACCGTCCCAAGGAAGCGGAATACTGGCTCAATCGGGTCACCAAACTGCTTAGGCCTCTCCATTGTACCGAGGCAGAGAGCGTTGAAATCCTTTCCTACCTCTTTGAGAAGAAGGCAGACTTATGGTGGGAAAGCGTTCTCCGCTCCATCCCTGAGGGCCACGTGTGGACATGGGAGGCATTCGAGGCTCGCTTCAATGAAAAGTACTTCCCTCAGACGTACCAacatgagaggaaaaataaattcctCCGCCTCCAACAAGGGGGCATGACAATAGCGCAATACGAAAATCGATTCATAGAATTGTCGCGCTATGCTTCTGAGATGATCGCCGACGAGGTGATTAAGATGAGGCGATTTTCGGCAGGGCTAAGGAGCGATATCCGCTCCAAGATGTGTTGTGCCAGTATCAGAACATATGCCGAGCTCGTCGAGATGTCGATACGGGTGGAGCAGGATGAGGAGCGTGTCACATGGAACCGTTCATAG